In one Thunnus maccoyii chromosome 12, fThuMac1.1, whole genome shotgun sequence genomic region, the following are encoded:
- the LOC121909336 gene encoding CD59B glycoprotein-like, translating into MKVFAFALLLLLAATYGEALLCQNCVREAPDSVDCVETTVTCPPELNACAKITYPAPAENTFHKSCFKMVECLKLGITQGLQVSCCNWDGCNK; encoded by the exons atgaaggtCTTTGCTTTTGCTCTCCTGCTCCTGCTGGCCGCCACCTACG GTGAGGCCCTGTTGTGTCAGAACTGTGTCCGTGAGGCTCCCGACAGTGTAGACTGTGTGGAGACGACGGTGACCTGTCCTCCAGAGTTGAACGCCTGCGCCAAAATTACCTACCCTGCCCCCGCTG aGAACACCTTCCACAAGTCCTGCTTCAAGATGGTTGAGTGCCTGAAGCTGGGAATCACTCAGGGTCTGCAGGTCAGCTGCTGCAACTGGGATGGCTGCAACAAATAA